One segment of Brassica napus cultivar Da-Ae chromosome C3, Da-Ae, whole genome shotgun sequence DNA contains the following:
- the LOC106436766 gene encoding probable metal-nicotianamine transporter YSL5 isoform X3 has translation MGGYIIIAATSTAILPHMFHQLRWYYILVIYICAPVLAFCNAYGAGLTDWSLASTYGKLAIFTIGAWAGSEHGGMLAGLAACGVMMNIVSTASDLTQDFKTGYLTLSSPRSMFISQVIGTAMGCVVSPCVFWLFYNAFDDLGLPNSEYPAPFATVYRSMAKLGVEGVASLPRECLVLCYAFFGVAILVNIVKDSLPSRWGRFVPLPMAMAIPFFLGPYFAIDMCVGSLVLFVWERVDAAKAGAFGTAVASGLICGDGIWSLPSSVLAIAGVSPPVCMKFLDAATNTKVDKFLHRP, from the coding sequence ATGGGAGGATACATCATCATAGCTGCAACATCTACAGCTATACTCCCTCACATGTTCCACCAGCTGAGATGGTACTACATCCTAGTCATCTACATCTGTGCGCCCGTCTTAGCCTTCTGCAACGCGTACGGAGCAGGACTAACAGATTGGTCCTTAGCTTCGACTTACGGAAAGCTAGCCATATTCACGATCGGAGCCTGGGCGGGCTCCGAGCACGGTGGGATGCTGGCAGGTCTAGCAGCTTGCGGAGTCATGATGAACATAGTCTCCACGGCTTCAGATCTCACGCAAGACTTCAAAACAGGCTACCTCACGTTATCGTCGCCGAGGTCAATGTTCATAAGCCAAGTGATAGGAACAGCGATGGGCTGCGTGGTGTCCCCTTGCGTGTTCTGGCTGTTCTACAACGCGTTTGATGACTTAGGCCTCCCTAACAGCGAGTACCCTGCGCCGTTTGCCACAGTGTACAGAAGCATGGCTAAGCTAGGAGTAGAAGGTGTTGCTTCATTACCAAGAGAATGTCTAGTCTTATGTTATGCGTTCTTCGGTGTGGCGATTCTTGTGAATATAGTGAAAGATAGTTTGCCGAGCAGGTGGGGGAGGTTTGTGCCTCTGCCGATGGCGATGGCGATACCGTTTTTCTTGGGGCCGTACTTTGCGATTGACATGTGCGTGGGGAGTTTGGTGCTTTTCGTGTGGGAGAGGGTGGATGCGGCTAAGGCGGGTGCGTTTGGGACTGCGGTGGCTTCGGGTTTGATATGTGGAGATGGGATTTGGTCGTTGCCGAGCTCGGTGTTGGCTATAGCTGGAGTTAGTCCTCCTGTTTGTATGAAGTTTCTGGATGCTGCGACGAACACGAAGGTTGATAAGTTTTTGCACAGACCGTAG
- the LOC106389207 gene encoding uncharacterized protein LOC106389207: MANSYTLLADLKAGRCSNTAELRLLRFWEARNVKKGGELMSVDMLLLDEKSTLIQGSIGSIRQLRFRNRLSEGSVYALSGFDVSRSNPNFRLSDEPLSIRFNDGTSFDKLPESVRPIPTELFRFRSYNRLLELANTGKQLPDILGELTAIRSTITDRIPGAQRVMLTLRLQSGESVCVSLFDYMALAFHTKFDSYGKEPRIVLATGLNPKIVGGRLFLNATSATHLYFDSETNAGK; this comes from the exons ATGGCGAACTCCTACACCCTCCTTGCTGACTTGAAAGCCGGGCGATGCTCCAACACCGCAGAGCTGCGTTTGCTGAGGTTTTGGGAGGCCAGGAATGTCAAGAAAGGAGGTGAACTGATGAGCGTTGACATGCTGCTCCTTGATGAGAAG TCGACCCTTATACAAGGATCCATTGGTTCCATCCGTCAACTCAGATTCAGGAACCGTCTCAGTGAAGGATCTGTTTATGCTTTGAGCGGTTTTGATGTCTCCCGCAGCAACCCCAACTTCCGCTTGTCTGATGAGCCTCTCTCCATAAGGTTCAATGATGGAACCTCTTTTGATAAGCTACCAGAGTCTGTTAGGCCCATACCTACTGAGCTGTTCCGATTCCGTTCATACAATCGGTTGCTTGAACTGGCAAACACAGGCAAACAGCTCCCTG ACATACTTGGGGAGTTAACTGCAATCAGGAGTACAATCACTGATCGCATACCTGGTGCACAGCGTGTGATGCTCACTCTGCGTCTACAAAG TGGTGAGAGCGTTTGTGTCAGTTTGTTTGACTATATGGCGCTTGCGTTTCATACCAAATTTGATAGCTACGGGAAAGAGCCAAGAATTGTGCTTGCCACAGGCCTAAATCCTAAGATAGTAGGGG GTCGGTTATTCCTGAATGCTACATCCGCCACCCATCTCTACTTCGACTCTGAGACAAATGcaggaaaataa
- the LOC106385811 gene encoding probably inactive leucine-rich repeat receptor-like protein kinase IMK2 — protein MSYNTFFLLMLTLVHSIFCSLSPPDLAALQSIRNSLTETPGSAFFSTWDFTTPDPCSSFSGLTCTSHGRVSTLSLGPNLSGSLSPSISNLTHLTQLVLYPGSVTGPLPPRFDSLPLLRVISITRNRLTGPIPNSFSSLSYLHTLDLSYNQLSGSIPPFLTTLPRLKVLVLASNQFSNNLKPVSSPLFHLDLKLNQISGQLPPAFPTTLRYLSLPSNSMQGTINALAPLTELTYIDLSMNQFTGAIPNSLFGPTTSSMFLQRNNLTSISNATAISLPQGSTVDLSHNSISGELPPSLAGAESLFLNNNRFTGDIPEEYVRSLTNGTTKTLFLQHNYLTRFPWNSGSQLQDSVSLCFSYNCMETDPVVGLSTCPVEVAPLLSRPAIQCSRFYNHSSTG, from the coding sequence aTGAGCTACAACACTTTCTTCCTCCTCATGCTCACTCTCGTCCACTCCATCTTCTGTTCACTATCTCCACCAGACCTAGCTGCGCTCCAATCCATCAGAAACTCCTTAACCGAGACGCCAGGCTCAGCTTTCTTCTCAACTTGGGACTTCACAACCCCTGACCCTTGTTCCTCCTTCTCTGGTCTCACTTGCACTTCTCACGGCCGTGTCAGCACCCTATCTCTCGGCCCTAACCTCTCCGGTTCACTCTCTCCTTCTATCTCCAACCTAACCCATTTGACCCAACTCGTTCTCTACCCCGGTTCAGTCACCGGTCCTCTCCCTCCTCGGTTCGATTCCCTCCCTCTCCTTCGAGTCATTTCTATAACCAGAAACCGCTTAACCGGTCCTATACCCAATTCTTTCTCATCTCTCTCATACCTCCACACTCTTGACCTTAGCTATAACCAACTCTCAGGCTCTATCCCTCCGTTTCTCACTACACTTCCACGACTCAAAGTCCTTGTCTTAGCCTCGAATCAGTTCTCCAACAACCTTAAACCTGTCTCTAGCCCCTTGTTCCATTTAGACCTAAAGCTGAACCAAATCTCCGGCCAACTCCCACCGGCTTTCCCCACCACTCTCCGGTACTTATCCCTCCCCTCAAACTCAATGCAAGGCACAATCAACGCCTTGGCGCCATTAACAGAGCTAACATACATCGATCTCAGCATGAACCAATTCACCGGAGCCATCCCTAACTCACTCTTTGGTCCAACGACCTCATCAATGTTCCTACAAAGAAACAACTTGACTTCAATCTCCAATGCCACCGCCATTTCGTTACCCCAGGGCTCCACTGTTGATCTGAGCCATAACTCTATCTCCGGAGAGTTACCTCCTTCACTCGCCGGAGCAGAGTCCCTGTTCTTGAACAATAACCGTTTTACTGGAGATATTCCAGAGGAATACGTCAGAAGCTTAACCAACGGTACGACAAAAACGCTCTTCTTGCAACATAACTACCTGACAAGATTCCCTTGGAACTCTGGTTCTCAACTACAAGACTCTGTTTCGCTCTGTTTTTCATATAACTGCATGGAGACGGATCCAGTCGTCGGTTTGTCCACGTGTCCGGTAGAAGTTGCACCTCTGCTCTCAAGGCCTGCCATACAATGTTCTCGCTTTTACAATCACAGCTCCACTggttaa
- the LOC106436766 gene encoding probable metal-nicotianamine transporter YSL5 isoform X2, with amino-acid sequence MICPYIINVSVLLGGILSWGIMWPLIETKKGDWFPADVESSSMHGLQAYKVFIAVAIILGDGLYNFCKVLSRTLSGLFVQLRGTSSRASLTIEEDPTASPYSPKQSYDDQRRTRFFLKDQIPTWFAMGGYIIIAATSTAILPHMFHQLRWYYILVIYICAPVLAFCNAYGAGLTDWSLASTYGKLAIFTIGAWAGSEHGGMLAGLAACGVMMNIVSTASDLTQDFKTGYLTLSSPRSMFISQVIGTAMGCVVSPCVFWLFYNAFDDLGLPNSEYPAPFATVYRSMAKLGVEGVASLPRECLVLCYAFFGVAILVNIVKDSLPSRWGRFVPLPMAMAIPFFLGPYFAIDMCVGSLVLFVWERVDAAKAGAFGTAVASGLICGDGIWSLPSSVLAIAGVSPPVCMKFLDAATNTKVDKFLHRP; translated from the exons ATGATATGCCCATACATAATAAACGTCTCTGTTCTTCTGGGAGGAATCCTCTCTTGGGGGATAATGTGGCCTCTCATTGAAACAAAAAAGGGAGATTGGTTTCCTGCAGATGTCGAATCCAGCAGCATGCATGGTCTCCAAGCTTACAAG GTGTTCATAGCTGTTGCTATAATCCTAGGAGATGGTTTATACAACTTCTGCAAAGTCCTGAGCCGGACACTTTCAGGACTATTTGTACAGCTTCGAGGCACTTCTTCAAGAGCATCATTAACCATCGAAGAAGACCCAACCGCTTCTCCATATAGCCCAAAGCAATCATACGACGACCAGCGTCGCACACGCTTCTTCCTCAAAGACCAAATCCCCACTTGGTTCGCTATGGGAGGATACATCATCATAGCTGCAACATCTACAGCTATACTCCCTCACATGTTCCACCAGCTGAGATGGTACTACATCCTAGTCATCTACATCTGTGCGCCCGTCTTAGCCTTCTGCAACGCGTACGGAGCAGGACTAACAGATTGGTCCTTAGCTTCGACTTACGGAAAGCTAGCCATATTCACGATCGGAGCCTGGGCGGGCTCCGAGCACGGTGGGATGCTGGCAGGTCTAGCAGCTTGCGGAGTCATGATGAACATAGTCTCCACGGCTTCAGATCTCACGCAAGACTTCAAAACAGGCTACCTCACGTTATCGTCGCCGAGGTCAATGTTCATAAGCCAAGTGATAGGAACAGCGATGGGCTGCGTGGTGTCCCCTTGCGTGTTCTGGCTGTTCTACAACGCGTTTGATGACTTAGGCCTCCCTAACAGCGAGTACCCTGCGCCGTTTGCCACAGTGTACAGAAGCATGGCTAAGCTAGGAGTAGAAGGTGTTGCTTCATTACCAAGAGAATGTCTAGTCTTATGTTATGCGTTCTTCGGTGTGGCGATTCTTGTGAATATAGTGAAAGATAGTTTGCCGAGCAGGTGGGGGAGGTTTGTGCCTCTGCCGATGGCGATGGCGATACCGTTTTTCTTGGGGCCGTACTTTGCGATTGACATGTGCGTGGGGAGTTTGGTGCTTTTCGTGTGGGAGAGGGTGGATGCGGCTAAGGCGGGTGCGTTTGGGACTGCGGTGGCTTCGGGTTTGATATGTGGAGATGGGATTTGGTCGTTGCCGAGCTCGGTGTTGGCTATAGCTGGAGTTAGTCCTCCTGTTTGTATGAAGTTTCTGGATGCTGCGACGAACACGAAGGTTGATAAGTTTTTGCACAGACCGTAG
- the LOC106436766 gene encoding probable metal-nicotianamine transporter YSL5 isoform X1: MRKGVRSPDKDRQIVEHELQETGFSPEPEKATNKRVEEEEEEDEEDESVEKIFESREVPSWKKQLTLRAFVVSFMLSILFSFIVMKLNLTTGIIPSLNVSAGLLGFFFVKTWTKVLYKSGYLKQPFTRQENTVIQTCVVASSGIAFSGGFGTYLFGMSERIAKQSGDASRGFKDPSLGWIIGFLFVVSFLGLFSVVPLRKIMVIDFKLTYPSGTATAHLINSFHTPQGAKLAKKQVRMLGKFFSLSFLWSFFQWFFTGGDNCGFSNFPTFGLKAYQYKFYFDFSATYVGVGMICPYIINVSVLLGGILSWGIMWPLIETKKGDWFPADVESSSMHGLQAYKVFIAVAIILGDGLYNFCKVLSRTLSGLFVQLRGTSSRASLTIEEDPTASPYSPKQSYDDQRRTRFFLKDQIPTWFAMGGYIIIAATSTAILPHMFHQLRWYYILVIYICAPVLAFCNAYGAGLTDWSLASTYGKLAIFTIGAWAGSEHGGMLAGLAACGVMMNIVSTASDLTQDFKTGYLTLSSPRSMFISQVIGTAMGCVVSPCVFWLFYNAFDDLGLPNSEYPAPFATVYRSMAKLGVEGVASLPRECLVLCYAFFGVAILVNIVKDSLPSRWGRFVPLPMAMAIPFFLGPYFAIDMCVGSLVLFVWERVDAAKAGAFGTAVASGLICGDGIWSLPSSVLAIAGVSPPVCMKFLDAATNTKVDKFLHRP; this comes from the exons atgAGAAAAGGAGTTCGAAGTCCAGACAAAGATCGTCAGATTGTGGAACACGAGTTGCAGGAAACTGGGTTTAGTCCAGAACCAGAGAAAGCGACGAACAAACGtgttgaagaagaggaagaggaagacgaAGAGGATGAATCTGTGGAGAAGATCTTTGAAAGCAGAGAAGTGCCTTCGTGGAAGAAGCAGCTGACCTTAAGGGCTTTTGTGGTGAGCTTTATGCTAAGCATCTTGTTTAGCTTCATCGTTATGAAGCTTAACCTCACGACGGGAATCATACCGTCTCTCAATGTCTCTGCTGGTCTTCTGGGTTTCTTCTTTGTCAAGACATGGACCAAGGTGCTTTATAAGTCTGGATACTTGAAACAGCCGTTTACTCGTCAGGAGAATACTGTTATTCAGACTTGTGTTGTTGCTTCCTCCGGCATTGCCTTCAGCG GAGGGTTTGGGACATACCTCTTTGGCATGAGTGAACGGATTGCGAAACAATCAGGAGATGCTTCCCGTGGCTTCAAGGATCCTTCTTTGGGTTGGATCATTGGTTTCCTCTTTGTAGTCAGCTTTCTTGGTCTCTTCTCTGTTGTTCCCTTGCGAAAG ATAATGGTAATAGACTTCAAACTAACATACCCAAGTGGCACTGCAACTGCTCATCTTATCAACAGCTTTCATACCCCTCAAGGGGCTAAGCTAGCCAA GAAACAAGTGAGGATGCTGGGGAAATTCTTCTCCTTAAGCTTCTTGTGGAGTTTCTTCCAATGGTTCTTTACCGGAGGAGACAATTGTGGCTTCTCCAACTTCCCAACATTTGGACTCAAAGCTTACCAATACAA GTTCTACTTTGATTTTTCAGCAACATATGTGGGTGTTGGGATGATATGCCCATACATAATAAACGTCTCTGTTCTTCTGGGAGGAATCCTCTCTTGGGGGATAATGTGGCCTCTCATTGAAACAAAAAAGGGAGATTGGTTTCCTGCAGATGTCGAATCCAGCAGCATGCATGGTCTCCAAGCTTACAAG GTGTTCATAGCTGTTGCTATAATCCTAGGAGATGGTTTATACAACTTCTGCAAAGTCCTGAGCCGGACACTTTCAGGACTATTTGTACAGCTTCGAGGCACTTCTTCAAGAGCATCATTAACCATCGAAGAAGACCCAACCGCTTCTCCATATAGCCCAAAGCAATCATACGACGACCAGCGTCGCACACGCTTCTTCCTCAAAGACCAAATCCCCACTTGGTTCGCTATGGGAGGATACATCATCATAGCTGCAACATCTACAGCTATACTCCCTCACATGTTCCACCAGCTGAGATGGTACTACATCCTAGTCATCTACATCTGTGCGCCCGTCTTAGCCTTCTGCAACGCGTACGGAGCAGGACTAACAGATTGGTCCTTAGCTTCGACTTACGGAAAGCTAGCCATATTCACGATCGGAGCCTGGGCGGGCTCCGAGCACGGTGGGATGCTGGCAGGTCTAGCAGCTTGCGGAGTCATGATGAACATAGTCTCCACGGCTTCAGATCTCACGCAAGACTTCAAAACAGGCTACCTCACGTTATCGTCGCCGAGGTCAATGTTCATAAGCCAAGTGATAGGAACAGCGATGGGCTGCGTGGTGTCCCCTTGCGTGTTCTGGCTGTTCTACAACGCGTTTGATGACTTAGGCCTCCCTAACAGCGAGTACCCTGCGCCGTTTGCCACAGTGTACAGAAGCATGGCTAAGCTAGGAGTAGAAGGTGTTGCTTCATTACCAAGAGAATGTCTAGTCTTATGTTATGCGTTCTTCGGTGTGGCGATTCTTGTGAATATAGTGAAAGATAGTTTGCCGAGCAGGTGGGGGAGGTTTGTGCCTCTGCCGATGGCGATGGCGATACCGTTTTTCTTGGGGCCGTACTTTGCGATTGACATGTGCGTGGGGAGTTTGGTGCTTTTCGTGTGGGAGAGGGTGGATGCGGCTAAGGCGGGTGCGTTTGGGACTGCGGTGGCTTCGGGTTTGATATGTGGAGATGGGATTTGGTCGTTGCCGAGCTCGGTGTTGGCTATAGCTGGAGTTAGTCCTCCTGTTTGTATGAAGTTTCTGGATGCTGCGACGAACACGAAGGTTGATAAGTTTTTGCACAGACCGTAG